From one Micromonospora siamensis genomic stretch:
- a CDS encoding ferredoxin reductase: MTTTVPRPPEKVTLRDRMLRLAEMVTTPLLPQDYLDLVAPLRSGADLRGRIVAVEPETPDAATLVIRPGRGWRGHTPGQYVRLGVDVDGVRQWRAYSVTSPTDRPDGCITVTVKAIPDGKVSNHLVRRVRPGTLIHLDQAQGDFVLPPATPERLLFVTAGSGVTPVMGMLRSGAHRGADVVLVHSAPRPEDVIFGAELRDLADRGEIRLVERHTDVHGLLGVDELAELVPDHLDRQTWACGPVGLLDALGERWTTRDVADRLHVERFRRSVVAVGEGGTVTFARSTVTVTADGATPILEAGEQAGVLMPSGCRMGICFGCVVPLREGSVRDLRNGDLTTAEPGDGVLIQTCVSAAAGPCDIEL; this comes from the coding sequence ATGACCACAACTGTCCCGCGTCCTCCCGAGAAGGTGACCCTCCGGGACAGGATGCTGCGCCTCGCCGAGATGGTGACCACCCCGCTGCTGCCGCAGGACTACCTCGACCTGGTGGCACCGCTGCGCTCCGGCGCCGACCTGCGCGGCCGGATCGTCGCCGTCGAGCCGGAGACCCCGGACGCGGCGACCCTGGTCATCCGCCCCGGCCGCGGCTGGCGCGGGCACACCCCCGGCCAGTACGTCCGGCTCGGCGTGGACGTCGACGGGGTCCGCCAGTGGCGGGCGTACTCGGTGACCTCGCCGACCGACCGGCCCGACGGCTGCATCACCGTGACCGTCAAGGCCATCCCGGACGGCAAGGTCAGCAACCACCTGGTCCGCCGGGTCCGGCCCGGCACGCTGATCCACCTCGACCAGGCGCAGGGCGACTTCGTGCTGCCCCCGGCCACGCCGGAGCGACTGCTCTTCGTCACCGCCGGCAGCGGCGTCACCCCGGTGATGGGGATGCTGCGCTCCGGGGCGCACCGCGGAGCGGACGTCGTGCTGGTGCACTCCGCGCCCCGGCCCGAGGACGTCATCTTCGGCGCGGAGCTGCGCGACCTCGCCGACCGGGGCGAGATCCGGCTCGTGGAGCGGCACACCGACGTCCACGGCCTGCTCGGCGTCGACGAGCTGGCCGAGCTGGTCCCCGACCACCTCGACCGGCAGACCTGGGCCTGCGGCCCGGTCGGGCTGCTCGACGCGCTGGGGGAGCGCTGGACCACCCGGGACGTCGCCGACCGGCTGCACGTCGAGCGGTTCCGCCGCTCGGTCGTCGCCGTCGGCGAGGGGGGCACGGTGACCTTCGCCCGTTCGACGGTGACCGTGACGGCCGACGGCGCCACCCCCATCCTCGAAGCCGGTGAGCAGGCCGGGGTCCTGATGCCGTCGGGCTGCCGGATGGGCATCTGCTTCGGCTGCGTGGTCCCGCTGCGCGAAGGCTCCGTGCGGGACCTGCGCAACGGGGACCTGACCACCGCCGAACCCGGCGACGGCGTCCTCATCCAGACCTGCGTGTCGGCGGCGGCCGGCCCCTGCGACATCGAACTCTGA
- a CDS encoding TetR/AcrR family transcriptional regulator — protein MSGYFDHSSGHVSASASGTAPRADARRNRERILHAARELVHEPGELKLNAVAKACGIGQGTLYRHFPTREDLLAEVYRQEVDELVAEAPRLLAARPPLQALAAWFDRVAAYARVKRDVFAAVEAATWRDLAAHSLGPIGESIELLLAAGRSAGSIRADADARDVIVLISWLTRLDDAELDARGPRLLSILVDGLRAPNR, from the coding sequence ATGTCCGGTTACTTCGACCACTCTAGCGGACACGTGTCCGCTTCCGCCAGCGGCACCGCGCCACGCGCCGACGCGCGGCGCAACCGCGAACGGATCCTCCACGCGGCCCGCGAACTCGTGCACGAGCCGGGCGAGCTGAAGCTAAACGCCGTCGCGAAAGCCTGCGGAATCGGACAGGGCACCTTGTACCGGCACTTTCCCACCCGGGAGGACCTGCTCGCCGAGGTGTACCGCCAGGAGGTCGACGAGCTGGTCGCCGAGGCACCGCGACTGCTGGCGGCCCGCCCGCCGCTGCAGGCGTTGGCGGCCTGGTTCGACCGGGTGGCCGCCTACGCCAGGGTCAAGCGCGACGTCTTCGCCGCCGTCGAGGCGGCGACCTGGCGTGACCTCGCCGCCCACAGCCTCGGCCCGATCGGCGAGTCGATCGAACTGCTGCTGGCCGCCGGCCGCTCCGCCGGCAGCATCCGCGCCGACGCCGACGCCCGCGACGTGATCGTTCTCATCAGTTGGCTGACCCGCCTGGACGACGCCGAGCTCGACGCCCGGGGGCCGCGTCTGCTGTCGATCCTCGTCGACGGCCTGCGCGCACCGAACCGCTGA
- a CDS encoding fatty acid desaturase family protein, translated as MTVIQKKADNPIAHLTAEDIESLGKELDAIRDEVIASRGESDAAYIRKVIKTQRTLEISSRAVLLFSLFPPAWLVGTAGLSVAKILENMEIGHNILHGQYDFMRDPKIHSTTWEWDHVSPADQWKHSHNQLHHTYTNVLGKDNDLGYGIMRVDEDQKWHPMHLGQPLWNFLNACFFEYGIAAYDLELGRNLQKGRHRSPEFRARARAVGRKIRKQVLKDYVVHPLLSGPSFLSTLAATFTANLIRNVWSHSVIMCGHFPNGVETFEKKSIEGETKGEWYLRQMLGSANISGSRLMHIMTGNLSFQIEHHLFPDLPSKRYQEIAPKVRDLFDRYGLTYTTGPLPKQVASAWWKVIRLSLPNRRDARPAQDRPVDGGPAQSRVPALAGTGA; from the coding sequence GTGACCGTGATCCAGAAGAAGGCCGACAACCCGATCGCGCACCTGACCGCCGAGGACATCGAGTCGCTCGGCAAGGAACTCGACGCCATCCGCGACGAGGTCATCGCGAGCCGGGGTGAGAGCGACGCGGCGTACATCCGCAAGGTGATCAAGACGCAGCGGACGCTGGAGATCAGCAGCCGCGCGGTGCTGCTCTTCTCGCTGTTCCCGCCGGCCTGGCTGGTCGGCACCGCCGGCCTGTCGGTGGCCAAGATCCTGGAGAACATGGAGATCGGCCACAACATCCTGCACGGCCAGTACGACTTCATGCGCGACCCGAAGATCCACTCCACCACCTGGGAGTGGGACCACGTCTCCCCGGCCGACCAGTGGAAGCACTCGCACAATCAGCTGCACCACACGTACACCAACGTGCTCGGCAAGGACAACGACCTCGGGTACGGCATCATGCGGGTCGACGAGGACCAGAAGTGGCACCCGATGCACCTCGGTCAGCCACTGTGGAACTTCCTCAACGCCTGCTTCTTCGAGTACGGCATCGCCGCGTACGACCTGGAGCTGGGCCGCAACCTCCAGAAGGGCCGGCACAGGTCGCCCGAGTTCCGGGCCCGCGCCCGCGCCGTCGGCCGCAAGATCCGCAAGCAGGTCCTCAAGGACTACGTCGTGCACCCGCTGCTCTCGGGTCCGTCGTTCCTGAGCACCCTCGCCGCCACCTTCACCGCGAACCTGATCCGCAACGTGTGGAGCCACTCGGTGATCATGTGCGGGCACTTCCCCAACGGTGTCGAGACCTTCGAGAAGAAGTCCATCGAGGGGGAGACCAAGGGGGAGTGGTACCTGCGGCAGATGCTCGGCTCGGCCAACATCAGCGGCAGCCGGCTGATGCACATCATGACCGGCAACCTCTCCTTCCAGATCGAGCACCACCTCTTCCCCGACCTGCCCAGCAAGCGTTACCAGGAGATCGCCCCCAAGGTCCGCGACCTGTTCGACCGGTACGGCCTGACGTACACCACCGGCCCGCTGCCCAAGCAGGTCGCCTCCGCCTGGTGGAAGGTCATCCGGCTCTCGCTGCCGAACCGGCGCGACGCCCGCCCGGCGCAGGACCGGCCGGTCGATGGCGGCCCGGCGCAGTCCCGGGTGCCGGCGCTGGCCGGGACCGGCGCCTGA
- a CDS encoding YciI family protein, which produces MAQYLMSVLHDSTDLATAEEMAAIDVFNARLRADGHWVFAGGLTSPHTATVVDGRQGEPVFTDGPYVESKEHVIGFWIVDAPHLDVALRLAAQGSRSCNRRIELRPFLGE; this is translated from the coding sequence ATGGCGCAGTACCTGATGTCCGTGCTCCACGACTCGACCGACCTGGCCACCGCCGAGGAGATGGCGGCGATCGACGTCTTCAACGCGAGGCTCCGGGCCGACGGCCACTGGGTGTTCGCCGGTGGCCTGACCTCGCCCCACACGGCCACCGTCGTCGACGGCCGGCAGGGGGAACCGGTCTTCACCGACGGCCCCTACGTCGAGTCGAAGGAGCACGTCATCGGCTTCTGGATCGTCGACGCGCCCCACCTCGACGTGGCGCTGCGGCTCGCCGCCCAGGGGTCGAGGAGCTGCAACCGGCGGATCGAGCTGCGGCCGTTCCTCGGCGAATGA
- a CDS encoding ATP-binding protein: MTQQGHDLRPDAERFELFGAEVTILDPVALLAEAGSHPVELFAGCFFPAPVREVRLTVRVDETAGSPVHRFDAEVRAANSLAGGLLALGAVGPVGVLLARRLAAADPAAGRVVAGAGRMAAEATRRLGLVVPAATAVAERGPDPAGAEVLRTAEELGLRPEVDQQEGPNGARTATVRAAVASDQVTPAHLRAAVGLVLQTVRELAGDDPQPRVLRGRSYVLGRAVAPTVSANAPRSETVTLDMVGGLDEVVARFREIAVSFRHPAVMARWGARRPQGILMYGPPGTGKTMLARALANEIGAEFVEIRTPEILDKYLGGSERNIKQIFRDARHYREPTVMLFDEFDSIISYAGAGGDAASQAVNAVAGIFKQEMNTLIEENPNVIVVATTNFPHRVDASLTRSGRFDIKVAIPLPDEGGRAAIIAKMIRELIVRHERAGFRMFGDDVDPAELAALTPGLTGADIREILRRVQLAKAMAEATGGGPVGPISQHDLREGVAGLRQG, translated from the coding sequence ATGACGCAGCAGGGACACGACCTTCGACCCGACGCCGAACGCTTCGAGCTGTTCGGCGCCGAGGTGACGATCCTGGATCCCGTCGCCCTGCTCGCCGAGGCGGGGTCGCACCCGGTGGAGCTCTTCGCCGGCTGCTTCTTCCCGGCGCCGGTGCGCGAGGTCCGGCTCACGGTCCGGGTCGACGAGACGGCCGGCTCCCCGGTCCACCGCTTCGACGCGGAGGTCCGCGCCGCCAACAGCCTCGCCGGCGGGCTGCTCGCCCTGGGCGCCGTCGGACCGGTCGGGGTGCTGCTCGCCCGCCGACTCGCCGCCGCCGACCCGGCGGCCGGGCGGGTGGTGGCCGGCGCCGGCCGGATGGCCGCCGAGGCCACCCGGCGGCTCGGCCTGGTCGTCCCGGCGGCCACCGCGGTCGCCGAGCGCGGGCCCGACCCGGCTGGCGCGGAGGTGCTGCGTACCGCGGAGGAGCTGGGCCTGCGACCGGAGGTCGACCAGCAGGAGGGCCCGAACGGCGCGCGTACCGCCACCGTCCGGGCGGCCGTCGCCAGCGACCAGGTCACCCCCGCCCACCTGCGGGCCGCCGTCGGGCTGGTCCTGCAGACGGTACGCGAGCTGGCCGGCGACGACCCGCAGCCGCGGGTGCTGCGCGGGCGGAGCTACGTGCTGGGCCGGGCGGTGGCGCCGACGGTGTCGGCGAACGCGCCGCGCAGCGAGACGGTGACCCTGGACATGGTGGGTGGCCTGGACGAGGTGGTCGCCCGGTTCCGGGAGATCGCGGTCTCGTTCCGCCACCCGGCGGTGATGGCTCGCTGGGGCGCCCGCCGGCCGCAGGGCATCCTGATGTACGGCCCGCCCGGCACCGGCAAGACCATGCTGGCCCGGGCGCTGGCCAACGAGATCGGCGCCGAGTTCGTCGAGATCCGCACCCCGGAGATCCTCGACAAGTATCTCGGCGGCTCGGAACGCAACATCAAGCAGATCTTCCGCGACGCCCGCCACTACCGGGAGCCGACGGTGATGCTCTTCGACGAGTTCGACAGCATCATCAGCTACGCCGGCGCCGGTGGGGACGCCGCGAGTCAGGCCGTCAACGCGGTCGCCGGGATCTTCAAGCAGGAGATGAACACCCTCATCGAGGAGAACCCGAACGTCATCGTGGTGGCCACCACCAACTTCCCGCACCGGGTGGACGCCTCGCTGACCCGCTCCGGACGCTTCGACATCAAGGTGGCCATCCCGCTGCCCGACGAGGGCGGCCGGGCGGCCATCATCGCCAAGATGATCCGCGAGCTGATCGTCCGGCACGAGCGCGCCGGGTTCCGGATGTTCGGCGACGACGTCGACCCGGCCGAGCTGGCCGCCCTCACCCCGGGCCTCACCGGCGCCGACATCCGGGAGATCCTGCGCCGGGTGCAGCTGGCCAAGGCGATGGCCGAGGCGACCGGCGGTGGACCGGTCGGCCCGATCAGCCAGCACGACCTGCGCGAGGGCGTCGCGGGCCTGCGCCAAGGTTGA
- the rph gene encoding rifamycin-inactivating phosphotransferase — protein sequence MNQRYVCGLHEVDETQLTLVGGKGAHLGALSRIDGLPVPPGFCVTTHAFGRMLAGVPSVEERLDQLSRLDPDDRRAARTLAAEIRRDVEESALPEDLAAAVTRALGELGEHDAYAVRSSATAEDLPTASFAGQQDTYLNVVGTAAVLRDVRRCWASLFTERAVAYRQRNGIDHRAVRMAVVVQKMLFPRVAGVLFTADPVTSDRKVASVEAGFGLGEALVAGLVDPDIYRVRDGRIVERSIAAKRLAVRPRTGGGTTRAAIEPRQQREPALTDEQVLRLVRLGRRIEAHFGRPQDIEWCLVDDEFHVVQSRPVTTLFPVPEAGDGANHVYVSVGHQQMMTDAMKPLGWSMWQLTAIAPMHAAGGRLFVDVTATLASPARRAGLLELVGRGDPLVRDALETVVDRGEFLPELTDQPTPPPPPAGPPAPVEADPAIVAELVDRSETALAALRRDIAATSGPARFDFLLAAFEEHKRLLRDPLSMQVLMAGMDASWWLNENLREWLGEKNAADTLTLSAPGNITSEMGLALLDVADVVRPHPAVVAFLEKATDDGFLDELPTLPGGERARDAIRGWLDRYGMRCVGEIDITRPRWSERPGSLLPLLLDDVRNFPPGERERRFDQGRRAAAEKERDVLARLRALPDGQRKADETKRMIDRVRTFIGYREYPKYAIVSRYLVYKQALLAEVAHLVRDGVLASGEDSYFLTFAELHDAVRTGRVDRGLISRRREEFRSYQALTPPRVLTSDGECLNGAYRRDDVPAGALVGLPVSTGVVEGRARVVPDIAAADLQPGDILVTAYTDPSWSPLFVAVAGLVTEVGGLMTHGAVVAREYGLPAVVGVADATRLIRDGQRIRVHGADGYVELLS from the coding sequence ATGAACCAGCGGTACGTGTGCGGGCTGCACGAGGTCGACGAGACGCAGCTGACGCTGGTCGGCGGCAAGGGCGCGCACCTGGGGGCGCTGTCGCGGATCGACGGTCTCCCGGTGCCGCCCGGTTTCTGCGTGACGACGCACGCCTTCGGGCGGATGCTGGCCGGCGTTCCGTCGGTCGAGGAGCGGCTCGACCAGCTGTCCCGCCTCGACCCGGACGACCGGAGGGCGGCCCGCACGCTCGCGGCGGAGATCCGGCGGGACGTCGAGGAGAGCGCCCTCCCCGAGGACCTGGCGGCGGCGGTCACCCGGGCGCTGGGCGAGCTGGGCGAGCACGACGCGTACGCCGTGCGGTCCAGCGCGACGGCGGAGGACCTGCCCACGGCCTCCTTCGCCGGCCAGCAGGACACCTACCTCAACGTCGTCGGGACGGCGGCTGTCCTGCGGGACGTCCGTCGCTGCTGGGCCTCGCTCTTCACCGAACGCGCGGTGGCCTACCGGCAGCGCAACGGCATCGACCACCGGGCGGTGCGGATGGCCGTGGTCGTGCAGAAGATGCTCTTCCCGCGGGTGGCGGGCGTCCTGTTCACCGCCGACCCGGTCACCTCGGACCGGAAGGTCGCCTCGGTGGAGGCCGGCTTCGGCCTCGGCGAGGCGCTGGTCGCGGGCCTGGTCGACCCGGACATCTACCGGGTACGCGACGGCCGGATCGTCGAGCGTTCGATCGCCGCCAAGCGGCTCGCCGTGCGCCCCCGAACCGGCGGCGGCACCACGCGGGCGGCGATCGAGCCGCGGCAGCAGCGGGAACCGGCGCTGACCGACGAGCAGGTGCTGCGGCTGGTGCGGCTCGGCCGGCGGATCGAGGCCCACTTCGGCCGCCCACAGGACATCGAGTGGTGCCTGGTCGACGACGAGTTCCACGTGGTGCAGAGCCGGCCGGTCACCACGCTCTTCCCGGTCCCCGAGGCCGGCGACGGGGCGAACCACGTGTACGTCTCCGTGGGACACCAGCAGATGATGACCGACGCGATGAAGCCCCTGGGCTGGTCGATGTGGCAGCTGACCGCGATCGCGCCGATGCACGCCGCCGGTGGACGGCTCTTCGTCGACGTCACCGCGACCCTGGCGTCGCCGGCCCGCCGCGCCGGCCTGCTGGAACTGGTGGGCCGGGGCGACCCGCTGGTGCGGGACGCGCTGGAGACCGTCGTCGACCGCGGCGAGTTCCTGCCCGAGCTGACCGACCAGCCCACGCCCCCACCGCCGCCGGCCGGTCCGCCCGCGCCGGTCGAGGCCGATCCGGCGATCGTCGCCGAGCTGGTCGACCGCAGCGAGACGGCCCTCGCCGCCCTGCGCCGCGACATCGCGGCGACGTCCGGGCCGGCGCGGTTCGACTTCCTGCTGGCCGCCTTCGAGGAGCACAAGCGGCTGCTGCGCGATCCGCTGAGCATGCAGGTGCTCATGGCGGGGATGGACGCCTCCTGGTGGCTCAACGAGAACCTGCGGGAGTGGCTGGGCGAGAAGAACGCCGCCGACACCCTCACCCTCTCCGCGCCCGGCAACATCACCTCGGAGATGGGGCTGGCCCTGCTGGACGTCGCCGACGTCGTCCGCCCCCATCCGGCGGTGGTGGCCTTCCTGGAGAAGGCCACCGACGACGGCTTCCTGGACGAGCTGCCCACCCTGCCCGGCGGGGAGCGGGCCCGGGACGCCATCCGCGGCTGGCTCGACCGGTACGGCATGCGCTGCGTCGGCGAGATCGACATCACCAGGCCGCGGTGGAGCGAACGCCCCGGCTCGCTGCTTCCCCTGCTGTTGGACGACGTCCGGAACTTCCCGCCCGGCGAACGGGAGCGGCGCTTCGACCAGGGCCGACGGGCTGCGGCGGAGAAGGAACGGGACGTGCTGGCCCGGCTGCGGGCCCTGCCGGACGGACAGCGCAAGGCCGACGAGACCAAGCGGATGATCGACCGGGTCCGCACCTTCATCGGTTACCGGGAGTATCCGAAGTACGCCATCGTCAGCCGCTACCTGGTCTACAAGCAGGCCCTGCTGGCGGAGGTCGCCCACCTCGTCCGGGACGGCGTGCTCGCCAGCGGGGAGGACAGCTACTTCCTCACCTTCGCCGAGCTGCACGACGCCGTACGCACCGGGCGGGTGGATCGCGGGCTGATCAGCCGGCGCCGCGAGGAGTTCCGGTCGTACCAGGCGCTCACCCCGCCCCGGGTGCTCACCTCCGACGGGGAGTGCCTCAACGGGGCGTACCGGCGCGACGACGTGCCGGCCGGCGCGCTGGTCGGGCTGCCCGTCTCCACCGGAGTGGTGGAGGGCCGGGCCCGGGTCGTACCGGACATCGCCGCGGCCGACCTCCAGCCCGGCGACATCCTGGTCACCGCGTACACCGACCCGAGCTGGTCACCCCTGTTCGTCGCGGTCGCCGGGCTGGTGACGGAGGTGGGTGGCCTGATGACCCACGGCGCGGTGGTCGCCCGGGAGTACGGCCTGCCCGCCGTCGTCGGGGTGGCCGACGCGACCCGACTGATCCGGGACGGGCAGCGGATCCGGGTGCACGGCGCCGACGGCTACGTGGAGTTGCTGAGCTGA
- a CDS encoding acyl-CoA dehydrogenase translates to MSSTLLSRRDLRFLLHDWLDVTRLTERPRYAEHSRETFDDALDLAERVATAHFAPHNRAADLAEPTFDGRRVHTIPEVRAALDAFADTGLLAAAMDQRVGGMQLPQVVSAACFAWFQAANVGTSAYPFLTLGNANLLLAHGSDEQIDTWVRPMLEGRFFGTMCLSEPQAGSSLADVTTRAEPRDDGTYRLFGTKMWISAGDHELSENIVHLVLARIPGGPPGVKGISLFIVPKVLLGPDGTPGARNDVVLVGLNHKMGYRGTTNTLLNFGEGVHRPAGEPGAVGYLVGEAHQGLAQMFHMMNEARIGVGAGATALGYTGYLKSLAYARTRPQGRPVADKDPTAPQVPIIAHPDVRRMLLAQKSYVEGALALVLYCGRLLDEERSAPTEEDRRRAHLLLDLLTPIAKSWPSQWCLAANDLAIQVHGGYGYTRDYDVEQHWRDNRLNPIHEGTHGIQALDLLGRKVTMQGGAGLELLLETVRATVNRAWKADGLPAELAGQLGAAVDRIALVTRRLWGGGDPEVALANASVYLEAVGHVVVAWMWLEQLLAVEALGSPDGPEGDFLAGKRQAARYFFRYELPRTGPQFDLLESLDRTTLDARESWL, encoded by the coding sequence GTGTCGTCCACCCTGCTGTCCCGCCGTGACCTGCGCTTCCTGCTGCACGACTGGCTCGACGTCACCCGCCTCACCGAGCGGCCCCGCTATGCCGAGCACTCCCGGGAGACCTTCGACGACGCCCTGGACCTGGCCGAGCGGGTCGCCACCGCGCACTTCGCCCCGCACAACCGGGCCGCGGACCTCGCCGAGCCGACCTTCGACGGTCGCCGGGTGCACACCATCCCCGAGGTGCGGGCCGCCCTGGACGCCTTCGCCGACACCGGCCTGCTCGCCGCCGCGATGGACCAGCGGGTCGGCGGGATGCAGCTGCCGCAGGTGGTCTCCGCGGCCTGCTTCGCCTGGTTCCAGGCCGCCAACGTGGGCACCTCGGCGTACCCCTTCCTGACCCTGGGCAACGCCAACCTGCTGCTCGCCCACGGCAGCGACGAGCAGATCGACACCTGGGTGCGCCCGATGCTCGAGGGTCGGTTCTTCGGCACCATGTGCCTGTCCGAGCCGCAGGCCGGCAGCTCGCTGGCCGACGTCACCACCCGGGCCGAGCCGCGCGACGACGGGACGTACCGGCTCTTCGGCACCAAGATGTGGATCTCGGCGGGGGACCACGAGCTCTCCGAGAACATCGTCCACCTGGTGCTGGCGCGCATCCCCGGAGGTCCGCCCGGCGTCAAGGGGATCTCGCTGTTCATCGTGCCGAAGGTGCTGCTCGGCCCGGACGGCACGCCCGGCGCCCGCAACGACGTGGTGCTGGTCGGCCTCAACCACAAGATGGGCTACCGGGGCACCACCAACACGCTGCTGAACTTCGGCGAGGGCGTACACCGGCCGGCGGGTGAGCCCGGCGCGGTCGGCTACCTGGTCGGCGAGGCGCACCAGGGTCTGGCGCAGATGTTCCACATGATGAACGAGGCACGGATCGGAGTGGGTGCCGGCGCGACCGCGCTGGGCTACACCGGCTACCTGAAGTCCCTGGCGTACGCCCGCACGCGCCCGCAGGGCCGTCCGGTCGCCGACAAGGACCCGACCGCCCCGCAGGTGCCGATCATCGCCCACCCCGACGTACGCCGGATGCTGCTGGCGCAGAAGAGCTACGTCGAGGGGGCCCTGGCGCTGGTGCTCTACTGCGGACGGCTGCTCGACGAGGAACGATCGGCGCCCACTGAGGAGGACCGGCGCCGCGCGCACCTGCTGCTGGACCTGCTCACCCCGATCGCCAAGAGCTGGCCGTCGCAGTGGTGCCTGGCCGCCAACGACCTGGCCATCCAGGTGCACGGCGGGTACGGCTACACCCGCGACTACGACGTGGAGCAGCACTGGCGGGACAACCGGCTCAACCCGATCCATGAGGGCACCCACGGCATCCAGGCCCTCGACCTGCTCGGCCGCAAGGTCACCATGCAGGGCGGGGCCGGCCTGGAGCTGCTGCTGGAGACCGTCCGGGCCACGGTGAACCGGGCCTGGAAGGCGGACGGCCTCCCGGCTGAGCTGGCCGGGCAGCTCGGCGCGGCGGTCGACCGGATCGCCCTGGTCACCCGGCGGCTGTGGGGCGGCGGGGACCCGGAGGTCGCCCTGGCCAACGCCTCGGTCTACCTGGAGGCCGTCGGGCACGTGGTGGTCGCCTGGATGTGGCTGGAGCAGCTGCTCGCGGTGGAGGCGCTGGGCTCACCGGACGGCCCGGAGGGGGACTTCCTGGCCGGGAAGCGGCAGGCGGCGCGGTACTTCTTCCGCTACGAGCTGCCCCGGACCGGCCCGCAGTTCGACCTGCTGGAGAGCCTGGACCGGACCACCCTGGACGCCCGGGAGAGCTGGTTGTAG
- a CDS encoding RNA polymerase sigma factor: MTDAGAVITRVHREEWARLVATLARRLGDLDVAEEMAAEAFASAVRRWPVDGVPPNPGAWLTTTAYRRAVDRLRREARREEKHREALMLFHPAEPLGAVDDDRLRLIFTCCHPALSMEARVALTLRMVGGLTVGEIARAFLVEEATMGRRITRAKAKIRAARIPYGVPLREDLPARVTGVLAVLYLIFNEGYLASDPGRGPIRAELTAEAIRLTRLVRALLPADGETAGLLALMLLTEARREARVSADGELVTLDEQDRGLWDRRRIAEGHALVRALVAAGRPPGRYQILAAVNAVHTDAADVRQTDWSQVVVLYDQLTRLDPSPIVRLNRAIAVAELDGPQVALAQVDGLPLEGYRAFHATRAELLRRLGRVEESRAAYDRAVGSAGNAAETAYLVRRRDQLAGP, from the coding sequence ATGACCGACGCCGGTGCGGTGATCACCCGGGTCCACCGCGAGGAGTGGGCCCGGCTGGTCGCCACCCTCGCCCGCCGCCTCGGGGACCTCGACGTCGCCGAGGAGATGGCCGCCGAGGCGTTCGCCTCGGCGGTGCGGCGCTGGCCGGTCGACGGCGTCCCGCCCAATCCCGGCGCGTGGCTCACCACCACCGCGTACCGCAGGGCCGTCGACCGGCTCCGGCGCGAGGCCCGGCGCGAGGAGAAGCACCGGGAGGCGTTGATGCTGTTCCACCCCGCCGAACCGCTCGGGGCCGTCGACGACGACCGGCTGCGCCTGATCTTCACCTGCTGCCATCCCGCCCTGTCCATGGAGGCCCGGGTCGCGCTGACCCTGCGGATGGTCGGCGGGCTCACGGTGGGGGAGATCGCCCGCGCGTTCCTGGTCGAGGAGGCCACCATGGGCCGCCGGATCACCCGGGCGAAGGCGAAGATCAGAGCCGCCCGGATCCCGTACGGTGTGCCGTTGCGGGAGGATCTGCCGGCCCGGGTCACCGGCGTGCTCGCCGTCCTCTACCTGATTTTCAACGAGGGCTACCTGGCCTCGGACCCCGGGCGGGGACCGATCCGCGCCGAGCTGACCGCCGAGGCGATCCGGCTGACCCGGCTGGTCCGGGCCCTGCTGCCGGCCGACGGCGAAACCGCCGGGCTGCTGGCGCTGATGCTGCTGACCGAGGCCCGCCGCGAGGCGCGGGTGTCGGCCGACGGCGAACTCGTCACGCTGGACGAGCAGGACCGCGGGCTCTGGGACCGCCGGCGGATCGCCGAGGGGCACGCGCTGGTCCGCGCGCTCGTCGCCGCCGGCCGGCCGCCCGGCCGCTACCAGATCCTCGCCGCCGTCAACGCCGTCCACACCGACGCCGCCGACGTCCGGCAGACCGACTGGTCGCAGGTGGTCGTCCTCTACGACCAGCTCACCCGCCTCGACCCCTCGCCGATCGTACGGCTGAACCGGGCGATCGCGGTCGCCGAACTCGACGGCCCGCAGGTCGCCCTGGCGCAGGTCGACGGGCTGCCGCTGGAGGGCTACCGCGCCTTCCACGCCACCCGCGCCGAACTGCTGCGCCGGCTGGGCCGCGTCGAGGAGTCCCGGGCGGCGTACGACCGGGCGGTCGGGTCGGCCGGGAACGCCGCCGAGACGGCGTACCTGGTCCGTCGCCGCGACCAGTTGGCTGGCCCGTGA